A stretch of the Cryptosporangium phraense genome encodes the following:
- a CDS encoding fumarate hydratase, with the protein MPDFRYSDLLPLGPDETSYRLLTTEGVEPLEVGGETFLRVSPAALTTLTAAAMRDIAHLLRPAHLQQLRNILDDPEASGNDRFVALDLLKNANIAAGGVLPMCQDTGTAIVMGKKGERVLTGGGAIDGEAISRGVYDAYTSLNLRYSQLAPLTMWDEKNTGSNLPAQVELYADGKPGEYKFLFMAKGGGSANKSFLYQETKAVLNPTRMMRFLEEKLRSLGTAACPPYHLAIVVGGTSAEYALKTAKYASAKYLDSLPTSGSLSAHGFRDIELEWQVLELTRQFGIGAQFGGKYFCHDVRVVRLPRHGASCPVAIAVSCSADRQALGKITAEGVFLEQLETEPAHYLPETTHEDLDSEVVQIDLNRPMASIREELSRYPVKTRLSLTGPLVVARDIAHAKIAERLDAGEPMPQYLKDHAVYYAGPAKTPEGYASGSFGPTTAGRMDSYVEKFQAAGGSLVMLAKGNRSKQVTDACQAHGGFYLGSIGGPAARLAQDCITHVEVLEYQELGMEAVWKIEVRDFPAFIVVDDKGEDFFADTTKPVLTIGPRP; encoded by the coding sequence ATGCCTGACTTCCGCTACTCGGATCTGCTCCCGCTCGGGCCGGACGAAACGTCGTACCGGCTGCTCACGACCGAGGGCGTCGAGCCTCTCGAGGTCGGCGGCGAGACGTTCCTGCGCGTTTCTCCGGCCGCTCTGACGACGCTGACCGCGGCGGCGATGCGCGACATCGCCCACCTGCTGCGCCCGGCGCACCTCCAGCAGCTGCGCAACATCCTCGACGACCCGGAGGCCTCCGGGAACGACCGGTTCGTGGCGCTCGACCTGCTGAAGAACGCGAACATCGCGGCCGGCGGCGTGTTGCCGATGTGCCAAGACACCGGCACCGCGATCGTCATGGGCAAGAAGGGCGAGCGGGTCCTCACCGGCGGCGGGGCCATCGACGGCGAGGCGATCAGCCGGGGCGTCTACGACGCGTACACGTCCTTGAACCTGCGCTACTCGCAGCTGGCCCCGCTGACCATGTGGGACGAGAAGAACACCGGCTCGAACCTGCCCGCGCAGGTGGAGCTGTACGCCGACGGCAAGCCGGGCGAGTACAAGTTCCTGTTCATGGCCAAGGGCGGCGGCTCGGCCAACAAGAGCTTCCTGTACCAGGAGACCAAGGCCGTGTTGAACCCGACGCGGATGATGCGGTTCCTGGAAGAGAAGCTGCGGTCGCTGGGTACGGCGGCCTGCCCGCCGTACCACCTGGCGATCGTCGTCGGCGGCACGAGTGCGGAATACGCGCTGAAGACCGCGAAGTACGCGAGCGCGAAGTACCTGGATTCGCTGCCGACGTCGGGTTCCCTGTCCGCGCACGGTTTCCGGGACATCGAGCTGGAGTGGCAGGTGCTGGAGCTGACGAGGCAGTTCGGCATCGGCGCCCAGTTCGGCGGCAAGTACTTCTGCCACGACGTCCGGGTCGTGCGGCTGCCTCGCCACGGCGCGAGCTGCCCGGTGGCGATCGCGGTGTCGTGTTCGGCCGACCGTCAGGCGCTCGGCAAGATCACCGCCGAGGGTGTGTTCCTCGAGCAGCTCGAGACCGAGCCGGCCCACTATCTGCCCGAGACGACGCACGAGGACCTCGACTCGGAGGTCGTCCAGATCGACCTGAACCGTCCGATGGCTTCGATCCGGGAGGAGCTGTCGCGCTACCCGGTGAAGACCCGTCTGTCGCTGACCGGCCCGCTGGTCGTGGCCCGCGACATCGCGCACGCGAAGATCGCCGAGCGCCTCGACGCGGGCGAGCCGATGCCCCAGTACCTGAAGGATCACGCCGTCTACTACGCGGGCCCGGCCAAGACGCCGGAGGGTTACGCGTCGGGCTCGTTCGGCCCCACCACCGCGGGCCGCATGGACTCGTACGTAGAGAAGTTCCAGGCCGCGGGCGGTTCCCTGGTGATGCTGGCCAAGGGCAACCGCTCGAAGCAGGTCACGGACGCCTGCCAAGCCCACGGAGGCTTTTACCTGGGTTCGATCGGCGGCCCGGCCGCGAGGCTCGCGCAGGACTGCATCACGCATGTAGAGGTGCTGGAGTACCAGGAGCTGGGGATGGAGGCGGTCTGGAAGATCGAGGTGCGCGACTTCCCGGCCTTCATAGTCGTCGACGACAAGGGCGAAGACTTCTTCGCCGACACGACGAAGCCGGTCCTCACCATCGGCCCCCGCCCCTGA
- a CDS encoding carbohydrate kinase family protein, with translation MTTNLITVVGENIIDLVPDQGDDAPYHARAGGSPANIAVSVARLGSRAALAARVSRDVFGGRIRTRLAEAGVETRFLVDAVEPSSLAVVTFDAERRASYDFWLNGTADWQWRDRDLPNPLDDDVAALHVGSLATYLSPGAEVIEKIVTREGLRGRVTLSFDPNIRPTIVAAADGSLDAARARTERLVRLVDVVKVSDEDLGWLYPDSPAEDAAAEWAEIGPALVIVTRGPQGALAIGRAATVTVPAPKVEVADTIGAGDSFAGALLHALNVRGLLGPGGADRIAGLDADALTDIIRTAATAAALTCTRVGAEPPTAEELDAALEEYR, from the coding sequence GTGACCACAAACCTGATTACCGTCGTAGGCGAGAACATCATCGACCTGGTCCCCGACCAGGGTGACGATGCTCCGTACCACGCACGAGCCGGCGGCAGCCCGGCCAACATCGCGGTCTCGGTGGCTCGATTGGGCTCCCGCGCCGCGCTGGCCGCCCGGGTCAGCCGGGACGTGTTCGGCGGCCGCATCCGCACCCGGCTCGCCGAAGCCGGCGTCGAGACCCGCTTCCTGGTCGACGCGGTCGAGCCGTCGTCCTTGGCCGTCGTCACGTTCGACGCCGAGCGCCGGGCCAGCTACGACTTCTGGCTCAACGGCACCGCCGACTGGCAGTGGCGCGACCGCGACCTGCCCAACCCGCTCGACGACGACGTCGCCGCGCTGCACGTCGGCTCGCTGGCGACGTATCTCTCGCCGGGCGCCGAGGTGATCGAGAAGATCGTCACCCGCGAGGGCCTCCGGGGCCGGGTCACGCTCAGCTTCGACCCGAACATCCGCCCGACGATCGTCGCCGCCGCCGACGGCTCGCTGGACGCCGCCCGGGCGCGCACCGAGCGGCTCGTCCGGCTGGTCGACGTCGTCAAGGTCAGTGACGAGGACCTGGGCTGGCTGTACCCGGACTCGCCGGCCGAGGACGCGGCGGCCGAGTGGGCCGAGATCGGCCCGGCGCTGGTCATCGTCACCCGCGGGCCGCAGGGCGCGCTGGCGATCGGACGCGCCGCGACGGTGACCGTGCCCGCCCCGAAGGTCGAGGTGGCCGACACGATCGGGGCCGGGGACTCGTTCGCGGGCGCACTGTTGCACGCGCTGAACGTCCGCGGGCTGCTCGGACCGGGAGGCGCCGACCGGATCGCCGGGCTCGACGCGGACGCCCTCACCGACATCATCCGCACGGCCGCGACCGCGGCCGCCCTCACCTGCACCCGGGTCGGCGCCGAGCCCCCCACCGCGGAGGAACTCGACGCCGCCCTCGAGGAATACCGCTAA
- a CDS encoding class II fumarate hydratase, translated as MSESEFRIEHDTMGEVRVPAAAKWRAQTQRAVENFPISGTPLEPALIAALGRIKASAARVNADLGVIDADIAAAITEAAEEVATGSWNDEFPVDVFQTGSGTSSNMNTNEVIATLASERLGRNVHPNDHVNASQSSNDVFPSSIHLAATGAVANDLVPALQHLETALRRKQDEFQDTVKSGRTHLMDATPVTLGQEFGGYATQIALGIERLHAALPRLAELPLGGTAVGTGINTPPGFAAAVIADLATRTGLPVTEARDHFEAQGARDGLVEVSGQLRTIAVGLVKIANDLRWMGSGPRAGLAEIALPDLQPGSSIMPGKVNPVIPEAVAQVAAQVIGNDATVTFAGASGSFELNVMLPVMARNVLESVRLLANVTRLLADRCIDDIVANVDRMREYAESSPSIVTPLNKYLGYEEAAAIAKQALKERKTIREVVIERGHVPDKVSEKDLDAALDVLAMTRP; from the coding sequence ATGAGCGAGAGCGAATTCCGCATCGAGCACGACACCATGGGCGAGGTCCGGGTCCCCGCCGCCGCCAAATGGCGCGCCCAGACCCAACGCGCGGTCGAGAACTTCCCGATCTCCGGCACGCCCCTGGAACCAGCCCTCATCGCCGCGCTCGGCCGCATCAAGGCGTCCGCCGCGCGCGTCAACGCCGACCTCGGCGTCATCGACGCCGACATCGCCGCGGCCATCACCGAGGCCGCCGAGGAGGTCGCGACCGGCAGCTGGAACGACGAGTTCCCGGTCGACGTCTTCCAGACCGGCTCGGGCACGTCCAGCAACATGAACACGAACGAGGTGATCGCGACGCTGGCGAGCGAGCGCCTCGGCAGGAACGTCCACCCGAACGACCACGTCAACGCGTCGCAGTCCTCCAACGACGTGTTCCCGTCGAGCATCCACCTCGCCGCCACCGGCGCGGTCGCGAACGACCTGGTCCCGGCACTGCAGCACCTGGAAACAGCGCTCCGCCGCAAGCAGGACGAATTCCAGGACACGGTGAAGTCCGGCCGCACCCACCTGATGGACGCGACCCCGGTCACGCTCGGCCAGGAGTTCGGCGGCTACGCGACCCAGATCGCGCTGGGCATCGAGCGCCTCCACGCGGCGCTGCCCCGGCTGGCCGAGCTACCCCTCGGCGGCACCGCCGTCGGCACCGGCATCAACACCCCGCCCGGCTTCGCCGCCGCGGTCATCGCCGACCTCGCCACCCGTACCGGCCTCCCGGTCACCGAGGCCCGCGACCACTTCGAGGCCCAGGGCGCCCGCGACGGGCTGGTCGAGGTCTCGGGGCAGCTCCGCACGATCGCGGTCGGGCTGGTCAAGATCGCCAACGACCTGCGCTGGATGGGCTCCGGCCCGCGCGCCGGCCTGGCCGAGATCGCGCTGCCCGACCTGCAGCCCGGGTCGTCGATCATGCCGGGCAAGGTCAACCCGGTCATTCCCGAGGCGGTGGCCCAGGTCGCGGCCCAGGTGATCGGCAACGACGCGACGGTGACGTTCGCCGGCGCCTCCGGCTCGTTCGAGCTCAACGTCATGCTGCCGGTGATGGCCCGCAACGTCCTGGAATCGGTCCGGCTGCTGGCGAACGTCACCCGGCTGCTGGCCGACCGCTGCATCGACGACATCGTGGCCAACGTCGACCGGATGCGTGAGTACGCGGAGTCGTCGCCGTCGATCGTCACACCGTTGAACAAGTACCTGGGGTACGAGGAGGCGGCGGCGATCGCGAAGCAGGCGCTCAAGGAGCGCAAGACCATCCGGGAGGTGGTCATCGAGCGCGGCCACGTGCCCGACAAGGTCAGCGAGAAAGACCTCGACGCCGCACTCGACGTCCTGGCGATGACCCGGCCATGA
- a CDS encoding winged helix DNA-binding domain-containing protein, which produces MLAGPPGKSAADVVARLGALQAQDLSATALAVRARTRGRTADELGLEGPGFVRTWLLRGTLHLVAADDAGWMLALLGPLNRTRGARRRQQLGLDDELCGRAVETLPEALADGPVGRADLIARLASLGVTIDPTGQAPAHLLAYAASTGTICLGPEIGRGKASYRLLNAPAPNFSREEALTRLASRYLAGHRPATPADFAAWSGLPARDAKAAFEGASPPPDAEPANSIRLVGHFDPYLLGYADKTAAVPPKFVDRVRTGGGFVTPTVLVDGVAVATWRQHGSTIAVDPFEPLPNDVQSAVAAEIADIHRFQRRP; this is translated from the coding sequence ATGCTGGCGGGGCCACCAGGCAAGTCGGCGGCGGACGTAGTCGCGCGGCTCGGAGCCTTGCAGGCGCAGGATCTCAGCGCCACGGCCCTGGCCGTACGGGCGCGCACCCGCGGCCGCACCGCGGACGAACTCGGGCTCGAAGGACCCGGCTTCGTCCGCACCTGGCTCCTGCGCGGCACGCTCCACTTGGTCGCCGCCGACGACGCCGGCTGGATGCTCGCGCTCCTCGGCCCCCTCAACCGCACCCGAGGCGCCCGGCGCCGCCAACAGCTCGGCCTCGACGACGAACTGTGCGGGCGCGCGGTCGAGACACTCCCCGAGGCCCTCGCCGACGGGCCCGTCGGCCGCGCCGACCTGATCGCCCGACTAGCTTCGCTCGGCGTGACGATCGACCCGACCGGCCAGGCCCCAGCCCACCTGCTCGCCTACGCCGCCTCCACCGGCACGATCTGCCTGGGTCCCGAGATCGGCCGCGGGAAGGCGTCGTACCGGCTGCTGAACGCGCCAGCGCCCAACTTCAGTCGGGAGGAGGCGCTGACCCGGCTGGCCAGCCGCTATCTGGCCGGCCACCGCCCGGCCACGCCGGCGGACTTCGCGGCCTGGTCGGGCCTCCCCGCCCGAGACGCGAAGGCCGCGTTCGAGGGCGCCTCCCCGCCGCCCGACGCCGAACCGGCCAACTCGATCCGCCTGGTCGGCCACTTCGACCCCTACCTACTCGGCTACGCCGACAAGACGGCCGCCGTCCCGCCGAAATTCGTCGACCGAGTCCGCACCGGCGGCGGCTTCGTCACCCCTACCGTCCTGGTCGACGGCGTAGCAGTAGCCACCTGGCGCCAACACGGCTCCACGATCGCGGTCGACCCCTTCGAGCCCCTCCCCAACGACGTCCAGTCCGCCGTCGCCGCGGAGATAGCAGACATCCACCGCTTCCAGCGCCGGCCCTAG
- the glpX gene encoding class II fructose-bisphosphatase produces the protein MSQPQVPDRNLALELVRVTEAAAMAAGRWVGRGDKNGGDGAAVDAMRQLINSVSMRGVVVIGEGEKDNAPMLYNGEEVGDGTGPEVDVAVDPIDGTTLMAKGMPNSIAVLAVAERGAMFDPSAVFYMEKLAVGPDAVGVVDINAPIRDNIRAVAKAKRTGVRDVTVCILDRPRHEKLVQEIRETGARIQFISDGDVAGAISAAREQTGVDLLVGIGGTPEGIIAACALKCLGGEIQGKLWPRDDDERQKALDAGHDLDRVLTTDDLVSGDNVFFCATGVTDGELLRGVHYRRGGASTESLVMRSRSGTIRTVGSWHSLTKLRAYSLIDFGHRGDDEDE, from the coding sequence ATGTCGCAGCCCCAAGTACCGGACCGCAACCTCGCCCTCGAGTTGGTCCGGGTCACCGAGGCCGCCGCGATGGCCGCCGGCCGCTGGGTCGGCCGTGGCGACAAGAACGGTGGCGACGGTGCCGCCGTCGACGCGATGCGCCAGCTCATCAACAGCGTCTCGATGCGGGGCGTCGTCGTGATCGGCGAGGGCGAGAAGGACAACGCGCCGATGCTCTACAACGGCGAGGAGGTCGGCGACGGCACCGGACCCGAGGTGGACGTCGCGGTCGACCCGATCGACGGCACGACGCTGATGGCCAAGGGCATGCCGAACTCGATCGCCGTGCTCGCGGTGGCCGAGCGGGGCGCGATGTTCGACCCGTCGGCCGTCTTCTACATGGAGAAGCTCGCGGTCGGCCCGGACGCGGTGGGCGTCGTCGACATCAACGCGCCGATCCGCGACAACATCCGCGCGGTCGCGAAGGCCAAACGCACCGGCGTCCGGGACGTGACGGTCTGCATCCTCGACCGGCCGCGCCACGAGAAGCTCGTCCAGGAGATCCGCGAGACCGGGGCCCGGATCCAGTTCATCTCCGACGGTGACGTGGCCGGCGCGATCTCCGCGGCCCGGGAGCAGACCGGCGTCGACCTGCTGGTCGGCATCGGCGGCACGCCCGAGGGCATCATCGCCGCCTGCGCGCTGAAGTGCCTGGGCGGCGAGATCCAGGGCAAGCTCTGGCCCCGCGACGACGACGAGCGCCAGAAGGCCCTCGACGCCGGCCACGACCTCGATCGGGTGCTCACCACCGACGACCTGGTCAGCGGCGACAACGTGTTCTTCTGCGCGACCGGCGTGACCGACGGCGAGCTGCTCCGGGGCGTCCACTACCGTCGCGGTGGGGCCTCCACCGAGTCGCTCGTGATGCGGTCCCGCAGCGGCACGATCCGGACCGTGGGAAGCTGGCACTCGCTGACCAAGCTCCGGGCCTACTCGCTGATCGACTTCGGACACCGCGGCGACGACGAGGACGAGTGA
- a CDS encoding PhoH family protein produces the protein MSDRRTPETSLSEFAPTEVSAPSESASDSHHRTRERAPRTEGHPSGEPDTIYVLDTSVLLSDPGALGRFAEHEVVLPLVVITELEGKRHHPELGWFARQTLRMLDDLRVKHGRLDVPVPVNDSGGMLRIELNHVSTDNLPIGFRAETNDARILAVALNLAAEGADVVLVTKDVPLRVKAGAVGLNADEYRAEMVSVAERPWTGMVDLDISDEEMARLYGEETIDLAGAQGLPCHTGLVLHSGRGSALARVRPDKTVRLVRGDRDAFGLHGRSAEQRVALDLLLDDEVGIVSLGGRAGTGKSALALCAGLEQVMERRAHKKVVVFRPLYAVGGQELGYLPGSEAEKMSPWGQAVFDTLGALVSDTVMEEVMGRDLLEVLPLTHIRGRSLHDAFVIVDEAQSLERGVLLTVLSRVGANSRVVLTHDVAQRDNLRVGRHDGVAAVVETLKGHPLFAHVTLTRSERSPIAALVTEMLEDLPH, from the coding sequence ATGTCCGATCGTCGTACCCCAGAAACCTCACTGAGCGAGTTCGCTCCCACCGAGGTTTCCGCGCCCTCCGAGTCCGCATCGGACTCCCACCACCGCACCCGTGAGCGCGCGCCGCGTACGGAGGGCCACCCATCGGGTGAGCCCGACACGATTTACGTCCTCGACACCTCGGTTCTGCTCTCCGACCCCGGCGCGCTCGGCCGGTTCGCCGAGCACGAGGTAGTCCTGCCGCTGGTCGTCATCACCGAGCTCGAAGGCAAGCGGCATCACCCGGAACTGGGCTGGTTCGCCCGGCAGACCCTGCGCATGCTCGACGATCTGCGGGTCAAGCACGGCCGGCTCGACGTCCCGGTGCCGGTGAACGACTCCGGCGGCATGCTGCGCATCGAGCTCAACCACGTCTCGACCGACAACCTCCCGATCGGCTTCCGGGCCGAGACGAACGACGCGCGGATCCTCGCGGTCGCGCTGAACCTGGCCGCCGAGGGCGCGGACGTCGTCCTGGTGACGAAGGACGTCCCGCTGCGGGTCAAGGCCGGTGCGGTCGGTCTGAACGCCGACGAGTACCGGGCCGAGATGGTGTCGGTGGCCGAGCGGCCGTGGACCGGCATGGTCGACCTCGACATCAGCGACGAGGAGATGGCCCGGCTCTACGGCGAGGAGACGATCGACCTGGCCGGCGCGCAGGGCCTGCCCTGCCACACCGGCCTGGTACTGCACTCCGGCCGCGGATCGGCGCTGGCTCGCGTCCGCCCGGACAAGACCGTCCGCCTGGTGCGCGGCGACCGGGACGCGTTCGGTCTGCACGGCCGGTCGGCCGAGCAGCGCGTAGCGCTGGACCTCCTGCTGGACGACGAGGTCGGGATCGTGTCGCTCGGCGGACGGGCCGGAACCGGGAAGTCGGCGCTGGCGCTGTGCGCCGGCCTCGAGCAGGTCATGGAGCGCCGGGCGCACAAGAAGGTCGTCGTGTTCCGGCCGCTCTACGCGGTCGGCGGCCAGGAGCTCGGCTACCTGCCGGGCAGCGAGGCCGAGAAGATGAGCCCCTGGGGCCAGGCGGTCTTCGACACGCTCGGCGCGCTGGTCAGCGACACCGTGATGGAGGAGGTCATGGGCCGCGACCTGCTCGAGGTGCTGCCGCTGACCCACATCCGCGGCCGGTCGCTGCACGACGCGTTCGTGATCGTCGACGAGGCCCAGTCGCTGGAGCGCGGTGTGCTGCTGACCGTGCTCTCCCGGGTGGGCGCCAACTCGCGGGTGGTGCTCACCCACGACGTCGCCCAGCGGGACAACCTGCGGGTCGGGCGGCACGACGGGGTCGCGGCCGTGGTCGAGACGCTCAAGGGCCACCCGCTCTTCGCGCACGTGACGCTGACCCGCTCGGAGCGGTCGCCGATCGCGGCGCTGGTCACCGAGATGCTCGAGGACCTGCCGCACTGA
- a CDS encoding DUF4245 domain-containing protein codes for MSSDEPSNDRGMVDIVESKRTPKQASKSKPEPDYVTVALSTDEGSSTPPPKATRRDATVRNLAIALGILVIPLVAIVALFQPSESAAPTVDPTHVYDTARAEKAFRVREPQGLTGWKPTVASFNPSAAGRFTIRVSYSTPDGGYLQLVQSNAAADSLIAGIIDRTAPVGTEQIEGDTWTRYTAREGRENAFVLIEPDVTVVVVGDASLDTARKMIHSLQ; via the coding sequence ATGAGCAGTGACGAGCCCTCGAACGACCGGGGCATGGTCGACATCGTCGAGTCGAAGCGGACGCCGAAGCAGGCGTCGAAGTCGAAACCCGAGCCCGACTACGTCACGGTCGCTCTGAGCACGGACGAGGGGTCGAGCACACCGCCGCCCAAGGCGACCCGGCGCGACGCCACCGTCCGCAACCTCGCGATCGCGCTCGGCATCCTGGTGATTCCGCTGGTGGCGATCGTCGCGCTGTTCCAGCCGTCGGAGTCGGCGGCCCCGACCGTCGACCCGACGCACGTCTACGACACGGCCCGGGCCGAGAAGGCGTTCCGGGTCCGGGAACCCCAGGGTCTGACCGGCTGGAAGCCGACCGTGGCCTCGTTCAACCCGTCGGCGGCCGGCCGGTTCACGATCCGGGTGAGCTACTCGACCCCGGACGGCGGCTACCTGCAGCTCGTCCAGAGCAATGCGGCGGCGGACTCGCTGATCGCCGGGATCATCGACCGGACCGCGCCGGTCGGTACCGAGCAGATCGAGGGCGACACCTGGACCCGCTACACCGCACGCGAGGGCCGGGAGAACGCTTTCGTGCTCATCGAGCCGGACGTGACGGTCGTCGTGGTGGGTGACGCCTCGCTGGACACCGCTCGAAAAATGATCCATTCACTGCAATAA
- a CDS encoding RtcB family protein, whose protein sequence is MYALLPGTRAPVKVWTDPNDIEPEAAKQLRNIGALPWVEGVAVMPDVHFGKGATVGSVIAMRQAVSPAAVGVDIGCGMSAVRTSLTAEDLPDDLGPLRRAIEDAIPVGFHSHDDVVDPRRVRGVDTKGLSTFWAGFDDLHPGVSSLRGKASRQLGTLGGGNHFLEVCLDTDGRVWLMLHSGSRNIGKELAERHIAVAKKLPHNADLPDRDLAVFLANTPEMDAYRRDLYWAQEYAKRNRALMLGLFENVVRTALPQVTFDEPISCHHNYVSEETYGGVDVLVTRKGAIRAGAGDLGIIPGSMGTGSYIVRGRGNPDAFNSASHGAGRRMSRAKAKKTFTAEDLAAQTAGVECRKDPGVIDEIPGAYKDVDAVLAQQTDLVEVVAHLKQVVCVKG, encoded by the coding sequence ATGTACGCGTTGCTGCCCGGGACCCGGGCGCCGGTGAAGGTCTGGACGGACCCGAACGACATCGAGCCGGAGGCTGCGAAGCAGCTGAGGAACATCGGCGCGCTGCCGTGGGTCGAGGGTGTCGCGGTCATGCCGGACGTGCACTTCGGGAAGGGTGCGACGGTCGGGTCGGTCATCGCGATGCGGCAGGCGGTCTCGCCGGCCGCGGTCGGGGTCGACATCGGGTGCGGGATGTCCGCGGTGCGGACGTCGCTGACGGCCGAGGACCTGCCGGACGACCTCGGCCCGCTGCGCCGGGCGATCGAGGACGCGATCCCGGTCGGTTTCCACTCGCACGACGACGTGGTCGACCCGCGCCGGGTCCGGGGTGTGGACACTAAAGGCCTCAGCACCTTCTGGGCCGGGTTCGACGACCTGCACCCCGGTGTGTCCAGCCTGCGAGGTAAAGCGAGCAGGCAGCTCGGCACCCTCGGAGGCGGTAACCACTTCCTCGAGGTCTGCCTCGACACCGACGGACGCGTCTGGCTGATGCTGCACTCCGGGTCGCGGAACATCGGCAAGGAGCTCGCGGAGCGGCACATCGCGGTCGCGAAGAAGCTCCCGCACAACGCCGACCTGCCCGATCGCGACCTCGCGGTGTTCCTCGCGAACACCCCGGAGATGGACGCCTACCGGCGGGACCTGTACTGGGCGCAGGAGTACGCGAAGCGCAACCGGGCCCTGATGCTCGGCCTCTTCGAGAACGTGGTCCGCACCGCGCTTCCGCAGGTCACGTTCGACGAGCCGATCTCCTGCCACCACAACTACGTCTCCGAGGAGACGTACGGCGGAGTGGACGTGCTGGTCACCCGCAAGGGCGCGATCCGGGCCGGCGCCGGCGACCTGGGCATCATCCCCGGCTCGATGGGCACCGGTTCGTACATCGTGCGCGGACGGGGCAACCCGGACGCGTTCAACTCGGCCTCGCACGGGGCCGGGCGGCGGATGAGCCGGGCGAAGGCCAAGAAGACGTTCACCGCCGAGGATCTGGCCGCGCAGACGGCCGGGGTCGAGTGCCGCAAGGACCCCGGGGTCATCGACGAGATCCCCGGTGCGTACAAGGACGTCGACGCGGTGCTGGCCCAGCAGACCGACCTGGTCGAGGTGGTCGCCCACCTCAAGCAGGTCGTCTGCGTCAAGGGTTAG
- the fabG gene encoding 3-oxoacyl-ACP reductase FabG translates to MSAEQRVAIVTGAARGIGAATAVRLARDGFAVGVVDLDAEACKNTVDTITTAGGRALAVGADVSHSGEVEDGVQAVVDGLGEPTVLVNNAGIIRDNMLFKMTENDWDSVMNVHLRGAFLMTKAVQKFQVEQKWGRIVNLSSTSALGNRGQANYSAAKAGMQGFTKTLAIELGRYNVTANAIAPGFIQTDMTAATAERIGVPFEDFIKAAASQIPVGRPGQPEDIAGVASFLVSDDASFVSGQVIYVAGGPRD, encoded by the coding sequence GTGAGCGCAGAGCAGCGGGTAGCGATCGTGACGGGCGCGGCACGGGGGATCGGTGCCGCCACCGCGGTCCGGCTGGCCCGGGACGGCTTCGCCGTGGGCGTCGTCGACCTGGACGCCGAGGCGTGCAAGAACACGGTCGACACGATCACGACCGCCGGCGGCCGGGCGCTCGCGGTCGGCGCCGACGTCAGCCACTCCGGCGAGGTCGAGGACGGCGTCCAAGCCGTGGTCGACGGGTTGGGTGAGCCCACCGTGCTGGTCAACAACGCCGGCATCATCCGCGACAACATGCTGTTCAAGATGACCGAGAACGACTGGGACTCGGTGATGAACGTGCACCTGCGGGGCGCGTTCCTGATGACCAAGGCCGTCCAGAAGTTCCAGGTCGAGCAGAAGTGGGGCCGGATCGTCAACCTGTCGAGCACGTCGGCGCTCGGCAACCGCGGTCAGGCCAACTACTCCGCGGCCAAGGCCGGCATGCAGGGCTTCACGAAGACGCTGGCGATCGAGCTCGGCCGGTACAACGTCACCGCGAACGCGATCGCGCCCGGTTTCATCCAGACCGACATGACCGCGGCCACCGCGGAGCGGATCGGCGTCCCGTTCGAGGACTTCATCAAGGCGGCCGCGTCGCAGATCCCGGTCGGCCGCCCCGGGCAGCCGGAGGACATCGCCGGAGTGGCCTCGTTCCTGGTGAGCGACGACGCCTCGTTCGTCTCCGGTCAGGTGATCTACGTAGCCGGCGGGCCGCGGGACTGA
- a CDS encoding Uma2 family endonuclease — protein MSTEEKYLEGPESVLRVPLPMPQGGYTVADLLAMPETHTRIELTDGALTVSPSASSAHQYVAMMLGARLEDARPETYAVNQDVDVHLSERTTRRPDVLIVRSGISRAWPYYAGEDLVVAVEIESPTSGRMDRIVKPLVYADYKIPYYWRIEINTEPVAIVHHLKYGGYVEVSRGPRIEVSEPFPFSVDLTELMGRYA, from the coding sequence GTGTCGACCGAGGAGAAGTACCTGGAGGGCCCGGAGTCGGTTCTCCGGGTGCCGCTCCCGATGCCTCAGGGCGGCTACACCGTTGCGGATCTGCTCGCGATGCCGGAGACCCATACCCGGATCGAGCTGACCGACGGAGCCCTCACCGTGTCGCCCTCCGCCTCGAGCGCCCACCAGTACGTCGCGATGATGCTCGGCGCCCGTCTCGAGGACGCTCGCCCCGAGACGTACGCGGTCAACCAAGACGTCGATGTTCATCTGAGCGAGCGGACCACCCGCCGGCCGGACGTGCTCATCGTGCGCTCCGGCATCAGTCGTGCATGGCCCTACTACGCCGGTGAAGACCTCGTGGTGGCGGTCGAGATCGAGTCGCCGACCAGCGGCCGCATGGATCGGATCGTCAAACCGCTCGTTTATGCCGACTACAAGATCCCGTACTACTGGCGCATCGAGATCAACACCGAGCCGGTGGCGATCGTCCACCACCTGAAGTACGGCGGGTACGTCGAGGTCTCGCGGGGGCCCCGGATCGAGGTCAGCGAGCCGTTTCCGTTCTCGGTCGACTTGACCGAGCTGATGGGACGGTACGCCTAG